One genomic window of Micromonospora sp. WMMD1128 includes the following:
- a CDS encoding ABC transporter ATP-binding protein has product MLIRLLRTYLRPYRRPLAAVVAFQFVGTMASLYLPSLNADIIDRGVARGDTDEILRTGGWMLLVSLVQIACSIAAVYLGARTAMGFGRDVRGAIFGHVNRFSAREVARFGAPSLITRNTNDVQQVQMLVLLSCTMLVAAPIMSIGGVVMALREDVGLSWLMLVCVPVLAVALGLIIRRMVPGFRLMQTRIDTVNRVLREQITGIRVVRAFVREPYETDRFRVANTELTATALRIGRLQALIFPIVMLVLNVSSVAVLWFGASRVDSGEIQIGALTAFLAYLMQILMAVMMATFMLMMVPRAAVCAERISEVLDTDSSVVPAADPVTEVSGHGELELRGAGFQYPGATAPVLHDISFRAQPGRTTAIIGSTGAGKTTLLTLIPRLVDPTAGAVLVDGVDVRELAPDELWRRIGLVPQRPYLFSGTVASNLRYGNPEATDADLWAALEIAQARDFVTEMPGGLDAPIAQGGTNVSGGQRQRLAIARALVRKPEIYLFDDSFSALDLGTDARLRAALKPVTADAAVVIVAQRVSTIVDADQIIVLEDGGVVGMGRHDELLENCPTYAEIVASQQTAGVAA; this is encoded by the coding sequence GTGCTGATCCGCCTGCTCCGCACCTACCTACGCCCATACCGCCGACCACTGGCCGCCGTGGTGGCGTTCCAGTTCGTCGGCACCATGGCGTCGCTCTACCTACCAAGCCTGAACGCCGACATCATCGACCGCGGCGTCGCCCGCGGCGACACCGACGAGATCCTGCGTACGGGCGGATGGATGCTGCTCGTCAGCCTGGTCCAGATCGCCTGCTCGATCGCCGCGGTCTACCTCGGCGCCAGGACCGCGATGGGCTTCGGCCGGGACGTCCGGGGCGCCATCTTCGGGCACGTCAACCGCTTCTCCGCCCGCGAGGTCGCCCGATTCGGCGCCCCGTCCCTGATCACCCGCAACACGAACGACGTCCAGCAGGTGCAGATGCTGGTGCTGCTGAGCTGCACCATGCTGGTGGCCGCGCCGATCATGAGCATCGGCGGCGTGGTGATGGCGCTGCGCGAGGACGTCGGGCTGTCCTGGCTGATGCTTGTCTGCGTACCTGTGCTGGCCGTGGCGTTGGGCCTGATCATCCGCCGGATGGTGCCCGGGTTCCGACTCATGCAGACCCGGATCGACACCGTCAACCGGGTGCTGCGCGAGCAGATCACCGGCATCCGGGTGGTCCGGGCCTTCGTCCGCGAGCCGTACGAGACCGACCGCTTCCGGGTGGCCAACACCGAGCTGACCGCGACCGCGCTGCGCATCGGCCGACTCCAGGCGCTGATCTTCCCGATCGTGATGCTGGTGCTCAACGTGTCAAGCGTCGCGGTGCTCTGGTTCGGCGCGTCCCGGGTCGACTCCGGTGAGATCCAGATCGGCGCGCTCACCGCGTTCCTGGCCTATCTGATGCAGATCCTGATGGCGGTCATGATGGCCACCTTCATGCTGATGATGGTGCCCCGCGCCGCGGTCTGCGCCGAACGCATCTCCGAGGTGCTGGACACCGACTCGTCGGTGGTGCCGGCGGCGGACCCGGTGACCGAGGTGTCCGGCCACGGCGAGCTGGAGCTGCGCGGCGCCGGCTTCCAGTACCCGGGCGCGACCGCCCCGGTGCTGCACGACATCTCGTTCCGGGCGCAGCCCGGCCGGACCACGGCGATCATCGGCTCCACCGGCGCCGGCAAGACCACGCTGCTCACGCTGATCCCCCGGCTGGTCGACCCGACCGCCGGCGCGGTCCTGGTCGACGGCGTGGACGTGCGGGAACTGGCCCCGGACGAGCTGTGGCGGCGGATCGGGTTGGTGCCGCAACGGCCGTACCTGTTCAGCGGCACGGTGGCGAGCAACCTGCGCTACGGCAACCCGGAGGCCACCGACGCGGATCTGTGGGCGGCCCTGGAGATCGCCCAGGCGCGTGACTTCGTGACCGAGATGCCCGGCGGCCTGGACGCGCCGATCGCGCAGGGCGGCACGAACGTCTCCGGCGGCCAGCGGCAACGCCTGGCCATCGCCCGCGCGCTGGTACGCAAACCGGAGATCTATCTCTTCGACGACTCCTTCTCCGCGCTCGACCTCGGCACGGACGCCCGGCTGCGGGCCGCCCTCAAGCCGGTCACCGCGGACGCGGCGGTGGTGATCGTGGCCCAGCGGGTCTCCACGATCGTCGACGCCGACCAGATCATCGTGCTCGAGGACGGGGGCGTCGTCGGAATGGGACGACACGACGAACTGCTGGAGAACTGCCCGACGTACGCCGAGATCGTGGCGTCCCAGCAGACCGCGGGGGTGGCAGCATGA
- a CDS encoding ABC transporter ATP-binding protein: protein MTERTERAVPQQQKAESKRLPPAGRRPGGGPPHMNMGMPAEKAMRFGPSARRLLGRLRPHRIQLTGVLALALAGVGLSVIGPKVLGHATDLIFNGVIGRQLPAGTSTEAAVAAARAAGNGNFADMLARMDVVPGAGIDFSRLGRVLALAVALYVAAGILTWGQGWVLNGVVQRTVLRLRADVEDKLNRLPLPYFDKQPRGELLSRVTNDIDNIAQTLQQTLSQLLTSLLTVVGVLGMMFWISPLLALVALVAIPLSVVVTGQIAKRSQRKFIAQWTHTGELNAQIEEAYTGHELVKVFGRQKEVEAAFRTKNEELFQASFGAQFVSGIIMPAMFFIGNLSYVAIAVVGGLRVASGAMSLGDVQAFIQYSRQFTQPLTQVASMANLLQSGVASAERVFDVLDADEQSVDPGEPARIADPHGRVEFEHVSFRYDPDQPLIDDLSLVAEPGHTVAIVGPTGAGKTTLVNLVMRFYELDAGRITLDGVDISTMRRDDLRGRIGMVLQDTWLFGGTIRDNIAYGRPDATEEEILAAARATFVDRFVRSLPDGYDTVIDEEGSNVSAGEKQLITIARAFLAEPSLLILDEATSSVDTRTEVLLQRAMAALRSDRTSFVIAHRLSTIRDAHLILMMERGRIVEQGTHDQLVAADGAYARLYRAQFTGAVLADEVPAPAGMRPTGAPIGN, encoded by the coding sequence ATGACCGAACGCACCGAGCGGGCCGTACCCCAGCAGCAGAAGGCCGAGTCGAAGCGGCTGCCCCCGGCCGGGCGGCGACCCGGCGGCGGCCCGCCGCACATGAACATGGGGATGCCGGCCGAGAAGGCGATGCGCTTCGGGCCGTCGGCACGCCGGCTGCTGGGGCGGCTGCGACCGCACCGGATCCAGCTCACCGGCGTACTGGCGCTCGCCCTGGCCGGCGTCGGTCTCAGCGTGATCGGGCCGAAGGTGCTCGGCCACGCCACCGACCTGATCTTCAACGGGGTGATCGGCCGGCAGCTGCCCGCCGGCACCAGCACCGAGGCGGCGGTGGCCGCGGCCCGGGCCGCGGGCAACGGCAACTTCGCCGACATGCTGGCCCGGATGGACGTGGTGCCCGGCGCCGGGATCGACTTCTCCCGGCTGGGCCGGGTGTTGGCGCTCGCGGTCGCGCTCTACGTCGCCGCCGGCATCCTGACCTGGGGGCAGGGTTGGGTGCTCAACGGGGTGGTGCAGCGCACCGTGCTGCGCCTGCGCGCCGACGTGGAGGACAAGCTCAACCGGCTGCCGTTGCCCTACTTCGACAAGCAGCCGCGCGGTGAGCTGCTCAGCCGGGTCACGAACGACATCGACAACATCGCGCAGACGCTCCAGCAGACGTTGAGCCAGTTGCTCACCTCGCTGCTCACGGTCGTCGGCGTACTCGGGATGATGTTCTGGATCTCTCCGCTGCTGGCCCTGGTGGCCCTGGTGGCGATCCCGCTGTCGGTGGTCGTCACCGGTCAGATCGCGAAGCGGTCGCAGCGCAAGTTCATCGCCCAGTGGACGCACACCGGCGAGCTGAACGCCCAGATCGAGGAGGCGTACACCGGGCACGAGCTGGTCAAGGTGTTCGGCCGGCAGAAGGAGGTCGAGGCCGCCTTCCGGACCAAGAACGAGGAGCTGTTCCAGGCGAGCTTCGGCGCCCAGTTCGTCTCCGGGATCATCATGCCGGCGATGTTCTTCATCGGGAACCTGAGCTACGTGGCGATCGCGGTGGTCGGTGGCCTGCGGGTGGCCTCGGGCGCGATGAGCCTCGGCGACGTGCAGGCGTTCATCCAGTACTCGCGGCAGTTCACCCAACCGTTGACGCAGGTCGCGTCGATGGCCAACCTGTTGCAGTCCGGGGTGGCCTCGGCCGAGCGGGTCTTCGACGTGCTCGACGCCGACGAGCAGAGCGTCGACCCGGGCGAGCCGGCCCGGATCGCCGACCCGCACGGCCGGGTCGAGTTCGAACACGTCTCCTTCCGGTACGACCCGGACCAGCCGCTGATCGACGACCTGTCCCTGGTCGCCGAGCCCGGTCACACGGTGGCCATCGTCGGCCCCACCGGCGCCGGCAAGACCACCCTGGTCAACCTGGTCATGCGGTTCTACGAGCTGGACGCCGGGCGGATCACCCTGGACGGGGTGGACATCAGCACCATGCGCCGGGACGACCTGCGTGGTCGGATCGGCATGGTGCTCCAGGACACCTGGCTCTTCGGCGGCACCATCCGGGACAACATCGCCTACGGGCGGCCGGACGCCACCGAGGAGGAGATCCTGGCCGCCGCCCGGGCCACCTTCGTGGACCGGTTCGTCCGCAGCCTGCCGGACGGCTACGACACCGTGATCGACGAGGAGGGCAGCAACGTCAGCGCCGGTGAGAAGCAGCTCATCACCATCGCCCGGGCGTTCCTCGCCGAGCCGTCGCTGCTGATCCTCGACGAGGCGACCAGCTCGGTGGACACCCGCACCGAGGTGCTGCTCCAGCGCGCCATGGCGGCGCTGCGTTCCGACCGGACCAGCTTCGTCATCGCGCACCGGCTCTCCACCATCCGCGACGCCCACCTGATCCTGATGATGGAGCGGGGCCGGATCGTCGAGCAGGGCACGCACGACCAGCTCGTCGCCGCCGACGGCGCGTACGCCCGGCTCTACCGGGCGCAGTTCACCGGCGCGGTGCTCGCCGACGAGGTGCCGGCGCCGGCGGGGATGCGTCCGACCGGCGCGCCGATCGGGAACTGA
- the thrS gene encoding threonine--tRNA ligase — MIDHRRLGRDLELFVSDPLAGAGLPIWLPAGAAARHAVEEYVRELERRAGYRHVYSPPLGKRELFERSGHLGYFADDMFPPMRLSADDEFVLRPALCPHHALVFAARGRSYRELPLRIAELGGMYRAERSGVLGGLSRVRAISLNDAHNFCALEQVGDEVREILRLIGEAHAALGVRPAGLRLSVRGPGQRYVGDDAGWARAEDLLRAALDGVDAVEAPGEAAFYGPKIDVQIVDAAGRESTISTVQLDFDKPERFDLSYTDSDGRRKRPVMVHRSLVGSMERLFAYLIEVHEGAFPAWYAPVQVLLLPVDDAQADVARRLGAEAEAVGLRVEVDSGGSLGARIRDAARRRVPYVGVVGAREAADGAISLRLRDGRRLAPMAADAAWGLVGAVVASRSADLLPPA, encoded by the coding sequence ATGATCGACCACCGTAGGCTCGGCCGGGACCTGGAGCTGTTCGTCTCCGATCCGCTCGCGGGCGCCGGCCTGCCGATCTGGCTGCCGGCCGGCGCCGCCGCCCGGCACGCCGTCGAGGAGTACGTCCGGGAGCTGGAGCGCCGGGCCGGCTACCGGCACGTCTACTCGCCGCCGCTCGGCAAACGGGAGCTGTTCGAGCGGTCCGGGCATCTCGGCTACTTCGCCGACGACATGTTCCCGCCGATGCGGTTGAGCGCCGACGACGAGTTCGTGCTCCGGCCGGCGCTCTGCCCACACCACGCGCTTGTGTTCGCCGCGCGTGGCCGGTCCTACCGCGAGTTGCCGCTGCGGATCGCCGAGCTGGGCGGAATGTACCGGGCGGAACGCTCCGGGGTGCTCGGCGGCCTGTCCCGGGTTCGCGCCATCTCGCTCAACGACGCGCACAACTTCTGCGCGCTGGAGCAGGTCGGCGACGAGGTCCGGGAGATCCTGCGGCTGATCGGCGAGGCGCACGCCGCGCTCGGCGTCCGGCCGGCCGGGCTCCGGCTGTCCGTGCGCGGGCCTGGGCAACGGTACGTCGGCGACGACGCCGGCTGGGCGCGGGCCGAGGACCTGCTCCGCGCCGCGCTCGACGGGGTGGACGCCGTCGAGGCGCCCGGCGAGGCCGCGTTCTACGGCCCGAAGATCGACGTGCAGATCGTGGACGCCGCCGGCCGGGAGTCGACGATCTCCACCGTGCAGCTCGACTTCGACAAGCCCGAGCGGTTCGACCTGTCGTACACCGACTCGGACGGCCGCCGGAAACGGCCGGTGATGGTGCACCGGAGCCTGGTCGGCAGCATGGAGCGGCTGTTCGCGTACCTGATCGAGGTGCACGAGGGCGCCTTCCCCGCGTGGTACGCCCCGGTGCAGGTGCTCCTGCTCCCGGTCGACGACGCGCAGGCCGACGTCGCCCGGCGGCTGGGTGCGGAGGCGGAGGCGGTCGGGCTGCGGGTCGAGGTCGACTCCGGCGGCTCGCTCGGCGCCCGCATCCGGGACGCGGCCCGGCGCCGGGTCCCGTACGTCGGGGTGGTCGGGGCCCGGGAGGCGGCCGACGGCGCGATCTCGCTGCGCCTGCGCGACGGGCGTCGGCTCGCGCCGATGGCCGCGGACGCCGCGTGGGGCCTCGTCGGGGCCGTGGTCGCCAGCCGCTCGGCCGACCTGCTCCCACCGGCCTGA
- a CDS encoding excalibur calcium-binding domain-containing protein, translated as MVSTLLRGVLALTLTIGGGVAVAVGPAEAAAKTYKNCTELNKTYKHGVGKKGAKDKVRGSTKPVTNFTVSNAVYAKNTKHDRDKDGVACEKR; from the coding sequence ATGGTTTCCACCCTGCTCCGGGGTGTGCTCGCCCTGACCCTGACGATCGGCGGCGGCGTGGCCGTCGCGGTCGGCCCGGCGGAGGCGGCGGCGAAGACATACAAGAACTGCACCGAGCTCAACAAGACCTACAAGCACGGCGTCGGCAAGAAGGGCGCGAAGGACAAGGTGCGCGGCAGCACCAAGCCGGTCACCAACTTCACGGTGTCGAACGCGGTCTACGCGAAGAACACCAAGCACGACCGGGACAAGGACGGCGTCGCCTGCGAGAAGCGCTGA
- a CDS encoding DedA family protein has translation MAELIAHVTSPAWAYALLLALLVADAFVPVVPTQVIMITSGALTVYGGLSLPVTIAVGAAGVFVGDLACYLLGRTTPTRKATGHATPGRARRAVAKATRRLREPGPLVILLCRFVPGGRMAACFSAGRSRYPYRLFLSYEAVAAVGWAGYGALVGHLGGTALTGSGWRLLLIAGVAAGGFAAAGWAMTWIGTRQAQSAAPTPRPRDDSEGEPIMNSGTNWRDVGAKAQRLDPTWNDPERVARRRQLRKQMLAAVDGARPGPAGEESDRAETPVD, from the coding sequence GTGGCTGAGCTCATCGCCCACGTCACGTCGCCCGCGTGGGCGTACGCGCTGCTGCTGGCCCTGCTGGTGGCGGACGCCTTCGTCCCGGTGGTGCCGACCCAGGTCATCATGATCACCAGCGGCGCGCTCACCGTCTACGGCGGGCTCAGCCTGCCGGTCACCATCGCGGTCGGCGCGGCCGGCGTCTTCGTCGGCGATCTGGCCTGCTATCTGCTCGGCCGCACCACGCCGACCCGCAAGGCGACCGGGCATGCCACTCCGGGTCGGGCCCGGCGTGCGGTCGCCAAGGCCACCCGCCGGCTGCGCGAGCCCGGGCCGCTGGTGATCCTGCTCTGCCGGTTCGTGCCCGGTGGCCGGATGGCGGCCTGCTTCTCCGCCGGCCGCAGCCGCTACCCGTACCGGCTGTTCCTGAGCTACGAGGCGGTGGCGGCGGTCGGCTGGGCCGGTTATGGCGCGCTCGTCGGCCACCTGGGCGGCACGGCGCTCACCGGGTCGGGGTGGCGGTTGCTGCTGATCGCCGGCGTGGCCGCGGGCGGGTTCGCGGCGGCGGGCTGGGCGATGACCTGGATCGGCACCCGCCAGGCCCAGTCGGCCGCACCGACGCCACGACCACGTGACGACAGCGAAGGAGAACCGATCATGAACAGTGGAACCAACTGGCGCGACGTCGGGGCGAAGGCCCAGCGGCTCGATCCCACCTGGAACGATCCCGAGCGGGTGGCCCGACGCCGGCAACTCCGGAAGCAGATGCTGGCGGCGGTGGACGGCGCGCGGCCCGGCCCGGCCGGCGAGGAGTCGGACCGGGCCGAGACTCCGGTCGACTGA
- a CDS encoding helix-turn-helix transcriptional regulator has protein sequence MTDWANWRDVKAKVREVDPSWDDSDRVARRGRLREQMLASVSGAQLAEIRKQLGMTQAQLAEAAGLSQARISQIERGESVNLEILRAYVTGLGGHLDVVARIGNIRLDVA, from the coding sequence ATGACCGATTGGGCGAACTGGCGCGACGTCAAGGCGAAGGTTCGGGAGGTCGACCCCTCCTGGGACGACTCCGATCGGGTGGCCCGACGCGGCCGGCTCAGGGAACAGATGCTGGCCTCGGTCAGCGGCGCGCAGTTGGCGGAGATCCGTAAGCAGTTGGGCATGACGCAGGCTCAGTTGGCGGAAGCGGCGGGCCTGTCCCAGGCCCGGATCAGCCAGATCGAGCGCGGAGAGAGCGTCAACCTGGAGATACTGCGCGCCTACGTGACCGGGCTGGGTGGCCATCTCGATGTCGTCGCCCGGATCGGAAACATCCGGCTCGACGTGGCCTGA
- a CDS encoding NAD(P)H-quinone dehydrogenase has translation MSQIVIIGGGPAGYEAALVAAQLDADVTVVEAEGAGGACVLSDCVPSKTFIASSEVVTNYRDTEEFGVHSDGLEAVTVDAVAVHERVKRLALAQSADIHTKLVKAGVEFVAGTARLGEDTLGHTHQVIVTPADGSPAYPIGASTVLVATGATPRQLPTALPDGERILTWRQVYDLPELPEHLIVVGSGVTGAEFASAYLAMGVKVTLVSSRDRVMPHEDADAAMAIERVFRNRGMSILNNSRAEAVRRVGDGVEVVLSDGRQVAGSHALIAVGSIPNTADLGLAEYGVELARGGYVTVDRVSRTNVPGIYAAGDCTGVLPLASVAAMQGRIAMWHALGEAVRPLRLRTVAANVFTDPELATVGVSQDEVAAGKTPARQVMLPLSGNARAKMDDLADGFVKLFCRPASGQVIGGVVVAPKASELILPITMAVENNLTVNELAQTITIYPSLSGSITEAARQLMLHELE, from the coding sequence GTGAGCCAGATCGTGATCATCGGCGGCGGGCCGGCCGGGTACGAGGCGGCGCTCGTCGCCGCCCAACTGGACGCCGATGTCACAGTGGTCGAGGCGGAGGGCGCGGGCGGCGCCTGCGTGCTCTCCGACTGCGTGCCTTCGAAGACGTTCATCGCCAGCTCGGAGGTGGTCACCAACTATCGGGACACCGAGGAGTTCGGGGTGCACTCCGACGGCCTGGAGGCGGTCACGGTCGACGCCGTGGCGGTGCACGAGCGGGTCAAACGGCTCGCCCTGGCCCAGTCCGCCGACATCCACACCAAGCTGGTCAAGGCCGGGGTGGAGTTCGTCGCCGGCACCGCGCGGCTGGGTGAGGACACGCTCGGTCACACCCACCAGGTGATCGTCACCCCGGCCGACGGCTCGCCCGCGTACCCGATCGGCGCCTCCACCGTGCTCGTCGCCACCGGCGCGACCCCGCGCCAGCTCCCCACCGCGCTGCCCGACGGCGAGCGCATCCTGACCTGGCGGCAGGTCTACGACCTGCCCGAGCTGCCCGAGCACCTGATCGTGGTCGGCTCCGGCGTCACCGGCGCCGAGTTCGCGAGCGCCTACCTGGCCATGGGCGTCAAGGTCACGCTGGTCTCCAGCCGGGACCGGGTGATGCCGCACGAGGACGCCGACGCCGCGATGGCTATCGAGCGGGTGTTCCGCAACAGGGGCATGAGCATCCTCAACAACTCCCGCGCCGAGGCCGTCCGCCGGGTCGGCGACGGCGTGGAGGTGGTGCTCTCCGACGGCCGCCAGGTCGCCGGCTCGCACGCGCTGATCGCGGTCGGCTCGATCCCGAACACCGCCGACCTGGGCCTGGCCGAATACGGCGTCGAGCTGGCCCGGGGCGGTTACGTCACGGTCGACCGGGTCTCCCGGACCAACGTGCCGGGCATCTACGCCGCCGGCGACTGCACCGGCGTGCTGCCGCTGGCGAGCGTCGCCGCCATGCAGGGCCGGATCGCGATGTGGCACGCGCTCGGCGAAGCGGTCCGGCCGCTGCGCCTGCGTACCGTCGCGGCGAACGTCTTCACCGACCCGGAGCTGGCCACGGTCGGCGTGTCGCAGGACGAGGTGGCCGCCGGGAAGACCCCGGCCCGCCAGGTCATGCTGCCGCTGTCCGGCAACGCCCGGGCGAAGATGGATGACCTGGCCGACGGCTTCGTCAAGCTGTTCTGCCGGCCGGCCAGCGGCCAGGTGATCGGCGGCGTGGTGGTGGCGCCGAAGGCCAGCGAGCTGATCCTGCCGATCACCATGGCGGTGGAGAACAACCTCACCGTCAACGAGCTGGCCCAGACCATCACGATCTACCCGAGCCTGTCCGGGTCCATCACCGAGGCCGCCCGCCAGCTCATGCTGCACGAGTTGGAGTGA
- a CDS encoding gamma-glutamylcyclotransferase: MRLYAAYGSNLDPARMRAYCPHSPMVGTGWLEGWRLTFAGEDVIGWEGSVSTVVEAPGERVFVALYDIHPYDAAQLDELEGVTAGTYRKLTVRVSTLDGDVTAWVYVFDGYEGGLPTSWYLSEIANAAEKAGAPDDYVTELRSRPTGTASA, encoded by the coding sequence GTGCGTCTCTACGCCGCTTACGGCTCAAACCTGGATCCCGCTCGCATGCGCGCCTACTGCCCGCATTCGCCGATGGTGGGCACCGGCTGGTTGGAGGGGTGGCGGCTGACCTTCGCGGGCGAGGACGTCATCGGGTGGGAGGGCTCGGTGAGCACCGTGGTCGAGGCCCCGGGTGAGCGGGTCTTCGTGGCGCTCTACGACATCCACCCGTACGACGCCGCCCAGCTCGACGAGCTGGAGGGCGTGACCGCCGGGACCTACCGCAAGCTGACCGTCCGCGTCTCGACGCTGGACGGGGACGTGACGGCCTGGGTCTACGTCTTCGACGGGTACGAGGGCGGCCTGCCGACGTCGTGGTACCTGTCGGAGATCGCGAACGCGGCGGAGAAGGCGGGCGCGCCCGACGACTACGTCACCGAGCTGCGGTCCCGTCCGACCGGCACGGCGTCCGCCTAG
- a CDS encoding GNAT family N-acetyltransferase: protein MTFPAGWTARRPTLDDVPAILAVVHAADTFAVGYPDFDADDVRDALTAPFVDPARDSWLVTDPDGTPVAWSILGNPSGVGREWVDVLVDPDRGAQFRAPLLARLLDRVAERAAERGVPALTARAGVYAPETRWADELVAAGFQRVKRYVRMSRSLADLPAEPPPPAGVTVRPLRPDDEADLRLFHRIHDTAFRDTLDHDPLGFDRWRELLPSYGKVWDEWFVAEVDGEPAGALQSSDQAVEQDTGWVRTLSVLPAHRRRGVGAALLRRAFAVYAAKGRARAGLGVDLANPTAPVTLYRSVGLVEERWTDMYERSVPAPQV, encoded by the coding sequence GTGACGTTCCCCGCCGGTTGGACGGCCCGCCGCCCCACCCTCGACGACGTGCCCGCGATCCTGGCGGTGGTGCACGCCGCCGACACGTTCGCCGTGGGCTATCCGGACTTCGACGCCGACGACGTACGGGACGCGCTGACCGCGCCCTTCGTCGACCCGGCCCGGGACTCCTGGCTGGTCACCGACCCGGACGGGACGCCGGTCGCCTGGTCGATCCTGGGCAACCCGAGCGGGGTCGGCCGGGAGTGGGTGGACGTGCTCGTCGACCCGGACCGGGGCGCGCAGTTCCGCGCCCCGCTGCTGGCCCGGCTGCTCGACCGGGTCGCCGAACGGGCCGCCGAACGGGGCGTGCCCGCGCTCACCGCGCGCGCCGGCGTGTACGCCCCGGAGACCCGCTGGGCGGATGAGCTGGTGGCGGCCGGGTTCCAGCGGGTCAAGCGGTACGTCCGGATGAGCCGCTCGCTTGCCGATCTGCCGGCCGAGCCGCCACCCCCGGCCGGGGTGACGGTCCGGCCGCTGCGCCCCGACGACGAGGCCGACCTGCGGCTGTTCCACCGGATCCACGACACCGCGTTCCGGGACACGCTCGACCACGATCCACTCGGCTTCGACCGCTGGCGGGAGCTGCTGCCGTCGTACGGCAAGGTCTGGGACGAGTGGTTCGTGGCCGAGGTCGACGGCGAGCCGGCCGGCGCCCTGCAGTCCTCCGACCAGGCGGTGGAGCAGGACACCGGCTGGGTCCGGACGCTGTCCGTGCTGCCGGCCCACCGGCGGCGCGGGGTGGGCGCGGCGCTGCTGCGCCGGGCCTTCGCGGTCTACGCGGCGAAGGGCCGCGCCCGCGCCGGGCTGGGCGTCGACCTGGCCAACCCGACCGCGCCGGTCACCCTCTACCGTTCGGTCGGGCTGGTGGAGGAACGCTGGACCGACATGTACGAGCGGAGCGTGCCCGCCCCGCAGGTGTGA
- a CDS encoding MBL fold metallo-hydrolase translates to MQLTKYAHSCLRLEHDGAVLVVDPGVFSETSEALDGVDAVLVTHEHQDHLDVAALTGALERRPVPVHGPASLAGVLGDAAEALVPVAPGESFTAAGVPVRAYGGRHAVIHPDIPVIENLGYLLADVVYHPGDALFVPDDVQVDTLFAPIHAPWSKFSEVVDFIRAVAPRRAYALHDGLLNANGFGVLDRQYTALSKTDYRRLEPGTRIDA, encoded by the coding sequence ATGCAACTCACCAAGTACGCCCACTCCTGCCTCCGGCTGGAGCACGACGGGGCAGTGCTTGTCGTCGACCCCGGGGTGTTCAGCGAGACGTCCGAGGCGCTGGACGGGGTGGACGCGGTGCTTGTCACCCACGAGCATCAGGACCATCTGGACGTCGCCGCGCTCACCGGCGCGCTGGAGCGGCGACCGGTGCCGGTGCACGGCCCCGCCTCGCTCGCCGGCGTGCTCGGTGACGCCGCCGAGGCGCTCGTCCCGGTCGCGCCGGGAGAGTCGTTCACCGCCGCCGGGGTGCCGGTGCGTGCGTACGGGGGACGGCACGCCGTCATCCATCCGGACATCCCGGTGATCGAGAACCTGGGTTATCTCCTCGCCGACGTGGTCTACCACCCGGGCGACGCGCTGTTCGTGCCCGACGACGTCCAGGTGGACACGCTGTTCGCCCCGATACACGCGCCCTGGTCGAAGTTCTCCGAGGTGGTCGACTTCATCCGCGCGGTCGCCCCGCGGCGGGCCTACGCCCTGCACGACGGGTTGCTCAACGCCAACGGCTTCGGCGTGCTCGACCGGCAGTACACCGCGTTGTCGAAGACCGACTACCGCCGTCTGGAGCCGGGCACCCGGATCGATGCCTGA